The genomic region CACAGTCGTTCTCTCTTCTTTCTTCATCTCTTCTGTTCTCTTttgtgttgccttgtttttctgcccatttttttcttctgcctTGAATGGTTTAGTTTCCGACTTCTTaggttcttcttcttcctcatcatctccttcttcatcgtcttcttcctcctcctcactgCTTGTACTGTCTTTGCTCTTTAGAGTGAGTGTTCCCTGAGCAGAAGCAACGGTTGACAGGATAGATTCTTTCCATGTGTAGCTATGGTGTCTTTTTAATAGTAAACAAGCATTACTTGTCCTAACATTTTAATGTACAACAGCACTTGGGAcagcaaacacacacgcactcaaCACACTACCAAACACTACTCTGCACCTTACTATTCGATACCTTTCTGTTTTTAACATTGATTTCCTCCTCCCCATTCTCTTCATCTTCatactcctcttcttcctcctcataTCCCcactctccttctccttcttcttcttctttactaAACTCAATACGCCTGTCATGTTGAGGTAGTGCCTGGTGAACGGGGGTCTGTGAGGTAGCAGACTGTGAGCAGAAGGGCAATTAGGAGTTATGAAGTTAAATTTGTTTCCTTAGTACATTAGGCCAAATGACATGAATGTGGGTTCACAAGCTTCAAAACATAGCATTTACTGGTGGAAGAGGGACAATGCTGGACAAAGACACATCAAACACTGCCTGGTAAGACAGGAAGCCCAAAATACATATAAGTTCCCTTTAATAATGTCCGGAGTCGGGACTTGCCTGAGGAATGAGCGACTGGGAAACAATATTGTTGTCTGGTGCTGTTTTAGGATCTGAAATACATTATGCTATGTTTTTCTTGGAAGAAGAAAATAGCTTTGTCATACAGTAATTATCTATACAGCTTTCCCTGTTCTGCCTTGCAGGAAGATGGCGTCTATCCAAACTGTGGAGTTGATCACGTGCACATATAGAGAAACacacaaccaatcacattcacatTTACACCATCACTGAATGGGAACTGAACACATGCAGCTTGCATGAATTCAGGCTAGTGAACCATGAAAATGCCACTGACACGACTATAATAATACAGTCAAATAATGTAGTTTACATAGAAAAGAATAAACACAGAGCAGAGgaaaaaaactggactaaatggGTCCATCGCAATATTACGCATCCAATTCATCTCATGTCCGTTCATCAAATCCTTGCTgtatataatgtacagtatatgatcTATTTATTTGACGAATTATATGagaaaacattttaagatgggGATTCTGCAGCAACCtgcaatatgaataaataaggaAATCAACCCTGATTCCAAAACAGCTGTGTAATATCTACCTTCTGTCTCTGCTGGATGGATGTCATGGCATCTGGCTGGAACTCTAACTTGTCTATCCGACACAATTTCCAGTAGAGGAtggcaatgatgatgatgaccagCAGGAGAGGAATCACCACTCCGATGATAATCCACATGTTGGGGTTCTCAGTGTCAGAAGGTGACGATGGCACCTTCTCTACAGCTGAAGTgtaacaaacaggaagtgaaacgTTATGGCACACAAGGTGGAAATGCAGTTTAACGTTGGAGAGTTCTTGTCTCTTAGCTGTTACTTTAACAAAACAGACTTTCATTACTTGAAATTAACTTTTGTTTTAATCGCTTGGGGAAGTTAATTAAGCAAAAACAGTCAGCGTGAAGATGGAGCTCCCTTGAGGGACTCTCATTAGTCTGTTGTCCCTTATTCAGATTCAGACTTTTGGTACATTGCATGCCAAGAAGGATAATTAACTAACATGAAGGATCACATGGAGTTAGAAGTTTGTGTCcttatttgtacttttagctGTGTGTTTTGGGTCTTTAACATGCTGGAGGACTTGTGACCTGCGGCTAAAACCAAACTTTTTGATACCAGGCATCATGTTGCACTCCAGCATCGAGAGTTTATTGCGTGCGCCCTGCCCAGATTCAGAAACTATATGCTggatgcagcaaaaaaaacacacaaaaaaaaaaaaaaaaaaagaagaagaagaagaagaagaagaagaagaagaagaagaagaagaagaagaagccccAGATCACATTAGGTACAGTGGTCACCCAGAAGCTTTGAGTCTTCTTAATGCATTTGACAGATTCCAGTCTCAACAGTTTTTATTGCAATTAACATGGGGAGGGGTTTCTTTTCGGTTTTGTTTTTCCGTTTACTCGCACATAGACAAAAAGACAATATAAAAACAGTTGTGACGTTGAAGTGTGACAAGGTACCAAACATTTGGACCACGTGTTTGTTCCTTGACATTCCACAATTGTATACAGTTAAACAACCAACTAACTTAAGAACCACCATATCAGTGAACTGCCATATTAAAGATACTCACGTTGTGCTAAAAGACCCTCAACACGATATCCCAAGATAATGGCGGCCTTTTGGACATCCAAGCTGTTGAGAATATTGGCCATTTCAACAGCAGGGACCCTCTGGCCATCGGGGCGCTCCACAAAATACACAACTTCCAAGGGATGGTCCACACCGACAGGCCGGTTCATGCTCACAACCTATGAATTGACATAACAAACAGGAGTTAACTTTGTGATCAATGTGAGGTGCATCCTGGGTAGATGACCATTCAATCGTAAGGCTGAAAAATATATCTCTCTTTTTGTGACCGGTGCAATGCGCGGCATAAATATGCACGGAGGCATGTTAGACCGGATGTTGGTAATTTCGCAGACGTGCAATTTAAAGAAATGGGTGGTTTGCACTGTTGTGGGGTGGGCATAAACACGGCCAACTCCATTCACTGTCAATCAAAGCATCTCCTCTTATTCCCTCATGTATCTATCACTAGTACTACACTCGATAGTTTGTGTGCTGGCTGGTGGGATGATTTTAAAACTACAACAAtggtaatatttataataatgttaataataataatgataataataatttgctcAATTAAATAGCTTCCATTAAGGTTGTGAACaaaccattaaaaacaaacaccgTATCGGAATTTTCCCATTTGAGTCAGAACACATAGCATATTGTAATCAGAGAGGAATGTTTGGACTTTGGATGGCACATCTCCCTATATAGCAGACGTATCTACGTGGGGGAGTGAACATAATTGAAAGCCACATATGCGCTACATTCGAGCTGACGCCTGCAAGCGTTTATGGGATATATTGTTTAGCCAAGCTAGCGCCTCAATCTGGTTACCTACATCCTCTGGCTGCAGCTAACACGGTACTATCAGGAATATTAGGTCAGCTAACATCTCACTGACGGCCGCCGACCGACGTACTAGCAAGAAAGGAAAGGGAGATTTCAAAGTTTGACGCTAGCCAGAGAGACAAGCTACTTTAGCGCTAGCTAGGATGAGGTTAGTAGCAACAGAGAAGGATTTAAAATGGAactaaagagaaaaagaaacatCATTATTTCTGCGGTTGGCCAGAGTCCAATCCTCAAGGTTAAAATAAGTTAACCTTTTCGTGTGTTGAGATCAACCTGCTGGCCGGTGTGGGCTACACTCCGATATTTTTGAATGAGATTAAGTGAATGCTATGTAAACATATGTTAAAAATTTAAcatcatatcatcatcatcatttgatcaaactggattttttatttgttgcacTGTGACACTGTGATATCTGCTTTTGTCATATTTCTGAATGAAATACGAAGACCTCCACGCACATGTTAACAAGGCTGGCAATCTGTCTGCTTGTGCTCTCCAACTGAATTCACCAAAATCATGTTAGATCAGCTGTGCCACTATCTATACAGGCGTAACTTTTTGTCGACTTTCTGTCATCAGATTGTCATTCCGTCGGGCGTATCATAAAGGACACACTTGCTATGCCAGAATGCCCGGCATGACGCAGAGTGGTCAGCCAAATAGGCGCAACAAGCCTTGCGCCTACACAAAAATCATATTACCATAAAAGGTTGACTGGCTGGGAAATTTTAGCATGACTATATTTTGAGAACAGGAAACGAGAACATGTGACTCTGATATCATGATAACACATGTATAAACATGTCCAGATGTTTGAAAAAGACAGCGGAACATTAAATGGGTGTTATTACTGTTCGGGGCCCAATCTGTCCGGGTATTTATCATGCATGTATTTAGCAATTATCATGCCATCATATTGCGAACCAATAGACAGTACAAGACGAAAGAAAATAAGAAGGATGATACTCTGAAAAACTAGTATGACGTGCTAATCACaatttaaataatgaaataatttcCCAATAAATAGGGAGTGCTACCTTGTTTGAATGAAAACTCATGTGACAAACTAAAATGTAGTATTTTGATAAGAATAGTCAGTGATTGTAACTTATAGCTGTCACTTAAtatctgagaaaaaaaagaatttcatcTAGAAAAGTCAAACTGCTTACATTATCTTAATTACAGCAATAATTATTTCAtacgtttttgtgtgtttgtgtatacaCACAATCTCCCTCTGAATGCGAGAAGACAACTGTGCAGATTCTTGCATATCCAGGCATCAATCTAGATCCTTATACAGTTGTGATACTGAGTGGATAGAAGTGTGAAaggtgtgtgattttttttttttttaatcgcagtACCCTCAATTGACctcttagttaaaaaaaaaaaaaaaaaaaaaagaagaccacaACCCCACCAGGTGACCGCTCATATTTGTGTTTCTTCTAGTCcgaagtaaaaaaatatcatttcacTTAAGTAAAATAAAGTAACTCGATTGGAAAAGATGcttaaaaatgtctaaaatagAGAAATCCAAACAAGTCCTCAGTGCCAGTATTCTTTGAAGAAGgtagaaaaaataaacacataagtGCCttatcaaggaaaaaaaaaaaatgtatacatgaCTGTAAAAACTCTCAAATTCTAGACCCTAAAATTAGAGATGACATCATAGGAGATAAGCAGAGTATGCTTACCACTACTCCTAAAGTGCTTTATGACACAACAAGACAGAAAGGTCTGGCACAGTTATATTAGGTTGTGCTTCAGCCAGGAAGATTGTTATCATCTGGCAACCTTCCAGTTGAAAAGCATTCTGTACTGCATTTCCCTTTCTTCTGATGACTAAATCTTTTACCAAACACACTCTGGCTCTCTGGATGTCGACCCTCTCAAAAACAGAGACAATCTCTTCATCATGCCAAATGCAAAATGCAAGCATAGAGAGAGAAACAATGAataattgatttgatttttgcaGCTTTGCAGCTCACAGGAAGCAACAAGGAGGACTACAGGGAAGAAAAGGAACAGCACTTTGTGCATTTGGGGTCTTTGAATGGGGGCTGAATGGGAtgttgttgccatggtgacgtgGCCCCATCTAGCTCCATGTAAGGTTGATGAGCAGGTGCAGGGCAACCCCACAAAAGCTAGAGCCTGATTAGTAAAGCAGCAAGGCTTTCAGTGGTTACACCAACACTGAAAAGCTCAAATAAGGAGCCCTCAGTTCTCACTTGGTAGCGAGGTAGTTCGGACGTGCATCAGGCAGCGGCACTTAGCAAATCGCACAAGGAAGAAACATTTTTCAATGGTCAGTCTTCCATCTATTAAGagttcattttttatgaaaagctAGACATCTCAGGAATACCATAAATATCTAAAGATAGTCACAGAAAGTATttgctagggatgttcgataccactttttttctcagacagataccagtatgagtactcaactcttgagtagtcccTAATATCAATACTAGGCACCCATaaactgtaataaataaatacaaattaaaagagAACCATTTACTTGCAAAAACCTAGGAAAGTTTTTTCACTCAAAAAAATTACaagtgaattttacaaggaaagtTTTGAgcagtttatatatatttaaaaaaaaaaaaaaaagctactcaagggttgaggaacaaaccacaacattcaggttgggagacagccactctaccacctgaacCATGctgctcctgctgtgtgttaatatattgctggtgtcaggtggaatcctcGTACGTCCAAGAGACcatttttggtctcatttttgaCACACCAGCAGTATAGTGGCAAACAGCaagagtggcatagctcaggtggtagagtggctctCTCCCAAGTTGAAGGTCACGAATTCGTTCCTCAACGCTTGAGTACCTTCTTTTTAATCAAACTtgtaaaatgtactaaaaactCTCCTTGtcaaatttacttagaatttcaaagtgaaaaagctttgtttttttttttcaagtaaatatcactctccattttttttttacagtgtaccaagtaccactagtactttgatATACAAACTTTCCAAAAATCAATGAaagattattttaaagaaagacatatattgcataatttttttttaaatgcatgaaattaatggcaattttacaTGATCTTTTTCTATTTCGGTATATATACTTAGAAGAAATTTTGAGCCCCCAATaataaaatggacaaaaacCACTATCACATTGCAGTCAGTGCCAACACCTGTGTTATATGATATTCACTCGGACACAGAAGGCTCACCAGCACTTCAATACAGTTATATACAGCGGGTACCTGAACGCTGCTGTTGCCAACGTTGGTGGCTCTCTTGACACGTCTGACTAATCCCATTGCCTCTCCAAGTAGCACGGCCACCCTGCGTTCTATGTTTGCTTGAAAGGTCCTCTGGCCTACTTCACTGTCCGGCACTCCCAAGAGAACTATGGTTATGAAAAGTAGAACCAAAAAAATGCAGAATATACATTTCACACAAGAGTTGCTGAACTTGATGAACTGTATGGCAGATCATCACAAATAATAGAATCCATCTTACCTGTTCTCACCCAAGAGGAGCGAAGGGATTGGCTTGTGTTTAACTCTGGATAATGAAACgcttttgataggaaaaaaaaaaaatcataatatgaCATTGTTCCAGCCAGCATCAGAAGAAATGTCAAATGAGAGAGCTCACTGTGCAATACATTTAAGTGAAAAATGctgatataataaaataaaaaaacaaattgtcaaACTTACGCTCAGCAATCTGCAGGACAGGAAAGCCCATGTAATAGCTGAATTCCACTTTGGTGAGCTGCATTAGCGCAATGCTGACCTCTGATCCCATTAGATAACCCAGGGGGCTGTGCACAGTGAAGGTGATATCCACTGGATAACGCCTCAAGTGTTGTTGATTTTGAGGAACAGCCATGGTAATATTGATAATCTGCACCACAATGTGAAAAACATGTTAAATTTATGATGTCTACAAAGCAAAGCAATTTTCAGCTTGACTTTTGTAGAAATTCTCGCCACTCTCTGAAAGAGTTAACCTTCAGCTATTCGAAAGTAGGACATACAATTGGGCAGGACAGCCCAGGGCTTTCTCATTTAGTTATTCATGAAATGAATCTTTACTGCAACAAATTCCAAAACAATCCGAATATATAGACTGACTGTGTTTGTCTTTTTCAAAACGagacatttacaaacatttgcttttactttgaaaacaatgaccacACAACTCCTACCCAAGGTCTCATTGCAAgtagaggttaaaaaaaaaaaaaaagctgtaatcATTTCAGCAACAATTCCCTTCTTTCTCAAAAGTCTTAATTCAAATCAAACGACGCAGATTTTGCTAGCAAAGGACAAACGCAGGACTACAAACTgctgtttgtttgattttcacCACTGGTATCAAATTTTGACATCAAAGCGCAAGCCGACAATTCatatttttccatcattttGCTTTACTTACGCGCACTGTGACATTGGTTGACACTTTGGCGCGCTGACGCACTTCTGCAAAGGCCATGGTCAAACCTCGCTCAATGCGCTCACTGAAGTTGCAAAACCGTACATCAATGTGACCTGGAACAAACTGCAGCACTGCATATAAGGAGAGGAATTTAAACACAGTATGAGAGTAACGTATTATGCTGAAAAATATGTATCATATTTGAGTCATTTGAAAGCTAATTCACCTGTGTGTACTTGATATTTATTGTCATGTATCATCCAGTGGGGCGACAGAGACAGGAAGTGGCGTCCTGATCTTCGTAAGGCGTTGATGACGGATATGGCTGTGTACACAACTGGATCGGCTACAACCCGAAATACAAACTTTGGTGGTGGCTCTATAACCTTAACATAAAAAGCAATAAAGTTTACTCTTTTATAACAATCACAAGTGGCAGGCAGTACAGGAAAACAAATGTTCAATGAAGTAAAATTCTGTACTCTATAGTacaatttttcttcttaaaaaaacatttacacattgtgttgttttttggtgGATGTAACAGATTACTGTAATggtgttttcattcatttcaatagggaaagatgatttgacatACGGGTGTTTTGACATAAGAGCGTGgtcatgaaacaaattaaacCCTTTAATCAAAGCACCACTGTATCTAtagtacaaaatcaataagcatCTTTCTAATTCCACTGTAGAAAACAATGTACCTGTAACTCAAAGGATTTGTTAAATTCCCGCTTCAGGATCTCTCCGACTTGAGCTTTGGCATATCCCACTTTGGTTCCAGATGGCAAACCTTTAcagtaaagcaaaaaaaatccagtgaTAATTGGCAGTAAACCAAGTCTCGCTAGCTACAGATCGAGTGTGGTCAGAAGGAAAAATATATAGGGTTTATCAAGAAAAATTGCATCTAAATACCTTTTTTGTTACACTGCTTATATTAAAGCTAGCTTGTAATAGATTCCGGAACGTATTTGAAATGCCATGCCAGCTACTGTTCGAAGCCATATTCACCGGCGAGGAACGAAGCCAAAACTTCACTACAGTGAAAGCTTAACTGACATTTTTTGACGAATCTGATGTCCATCGATATGTGAGTGGCGACACTTATTTGCTGACGAATAAGATGAGACAGGAGGAGATGCTGTCGAATTGTAAGTATTCTCCCACCGTATGAAAGCCGGAAATCGGGTCAGGTTAGAACATTtccgtttaaataaataataataaatgaatacgaTAATGAAGTCTGGATGACACTAACAGTACATCCAAAGACAAGATATTTGTTGTCTCCCTCAATAGAAACTATTGGGTGTGAGTAACGGCTTGTCAACGTGGTGACGTCACGTCCATTCCAAACATGATAACTAGTATTAAAATTAGTGAGcccaattattttggcaaatacAAGACTAGACACAAAAATGGGAACACCAGATATTTATCAAACTTTACAATAAATGCTCCATGTTCCCATCAATACCTTAAAATGTTACTCCGGAGGTACACATTAATCAAGGAGAACAAAATGACTTAcctattttaattaaatactcAGGCTTCTCAAGGTTGCAAATGTACTGTCTTGATGTCATAGTTGTAGTCTGCCACTCACCACCCGTGACATTGAGAGTTTGATGAGAACTTGTGTTGGCATTTGGAGATGTAGCTATGGGTGAGACGGTATTAGCTTCACTGTTGGTTGGGATCAAGGTCATTGTGGCTGGATTGTCAAATTCATCTTTAGTCACTCCCTGATCACCCAACATAACAGGGGGAGCCAACGACCCATTGGATGAGACTGAAGTGTGATTGAACGCTTGTTCCGTTGAAGGATGTTCAGTCGGACTAGATGAGAAGGCTGGTGTTGTAGAGAAAGCTGAAGTAAGGTGCAGGGTAGTACTTAGTGGGAAGATCTCTGTGACAAACCACTGGACATCAGTCAGAGAGAAGGAAGACATGACATCATCTGGCAAAAACTCAGTAGGGCTCGGTAGTATAACTACAGAGCTGTGCAGGCCAACATTATGAGTAGCAGCAGACCAATCTGTAGCTGACATATGAGTGGCCAAGAGGGAAGAGGAGGCGTCAAGAAAGGTTGTTGTGACTTCAGAACGGTGCAGAAAAGGCGTTGAGCTATTGAAAATCGCTGTTGTTCTTACGATAGTTGTTTCACCATGAGGTTCAAAGCCTGACAAACCACTATAGGAGTCATCCTCAGTCACTTTTATATCGTTGGTGATGCTGCTGGTGGGTGTGATGACTGAAGAACTGATGGACAGCATAGTGATATTCCCTCTTTGTTCAGCTCCACTACCTGAACCAGACTTCTCCTTAGTCAGCTGTGTGGTGTAATACTCCAAACTGTTCATGTCAGGTAACAGGACATCGGTTGGTTGAATAGTGTAAGTATCCAGCCAGTCTATGTTGTCGGATGCTTCTAATGTCTCACTGCTAATTGTGGGAGTAAGCTCATGAGTGTGATGTATTGTGGAGTGAACAGGGGAAAGAGAAGTGGAATCCATTGATTTTAGAAGCAAATGTGTCGAATACGCTGTCACAGGACTTGAAGACGGTAGGATATGAAGACGATGCAAAGACGAAAGGGATGTTCCCACCCTGGAAGGAAAGGCTGTATCGTAATGTTCTCTATTGTCCTCTCGATCGTATGTGTCGGGCACCTTGGTGGCCAGAGAGTAGTCCTCTTCTTCTGGACTGAACGTTATCGTCTCCAAATAATCTCCACTCCCCCAATCAAAGTCTATGGTGTTTGAGGGATAAAAGTCCTCTGGCGGAGCTTCTGTTGGTTCAGATGGTGGGGAAATAAAATGAGGGTCGATGAAAGGCACATGGTAGCTTGGGGATAAAATCTCATATGGATTGGGAAGAATGGTCACTGGTTTATTCTCTGGCATTGGGGAACTTGTGTGTAGATGGTTACCATACTGAATTGTACTTCGACGTTTTGTAGGGTCTAGTAAGACATGATCTAAAATATAAGCTTCATCTGACGGCATATCACTGAAATCCAGTGAcattgttgaaaatgttttttctgaCGCATCCCCTGGAAAATCTTGAGCTTCTTTTGTAAAACTAAGCTGTGGCACTGTTGACTTATCAAAAACAGAAGGCATTGATGAATTTAACTGAGGCTGCATTTGAGATATTGAAGGAGTTTGCAAGAGGGCAATGTTTTGCTTGGCAGAATTGATCTGAGACATCTTCTGGTCTATCAAAAGTTTAGATTCCTCTAATTGTGGAGAAAATCCCAAAACAAGTTGAGATGGATGCAATGGTGGAGTAGAAAGAGGCTGTGATTCATTAGCAGGTAGTAGAACCCCTTTAGCTTGGTGTGTAGAGCCTGATAGAGATTCATCTATGGAGAAACAAGGAAAAGATTAAGTATAACATGCAGTAAGGCTAGCTCCATGGCCAGAGTTATCAACAAGGACGAGTGTTAACattaaaactcaactcaactttgttattatagagcattaaaaaaactgtTGCTGAAACAATCTTTCTATAGGTTTCAGCTGACaattgaatgtaaataaaaactgcaatttTCTAACAAAACTGGACCTCTTTTACTGACAACTGCGGAAAATGCAATTCAAATATAGAATTGCATCAATCCTTGGTGATGCATGTCTTAACTGTTCAAATACCAATTTTTACAAtctataaaattgttttgtgatgatgatgtgatTTGATGTGAttatgtaaaaaacaacaaaaaaaaacaacatcattCCACACCAGGTTAATGAATAGTCTTAAAGACGCAACTATCACTATTTTTCTACTATACTTTACAAAGTACACATTTGTACTTGGTCACTCGTAAATAACAAGCTTAAGGCCGAGCCTTCTGTCTAACTAATAGTCAGTTTGCTCAAGTGACAACTTTGTGGATCTTTATGATTACAGGCACCAAGTGGATAAAATTTGCAGCTTGTATGTATGCCTGAGAAATGGGTCATTGTTTGAGGTCATACTATGGCACACAACCttaaaatgtcatgtcaatTCAGTTCTCCACTACAGTGGCAAAGTatttgtgacatttgtgacaGTACAAATGGGAAGGTTAAAAAATCAGTATttgaataataacaacaatcacTAGCATCACATAAATGAAGATGCTAGTAGCATGTTTTCTTGTGGCTTACCTCTAATAATTACTTTATCAAAAATTACAGTAATTATGACAAATCTAGCTGCTGACAGCTAATCAGAAATGATACCCAGGTGTACTTCTATGTAACAGACAGCAGCTATGCAAAGGGACACAGGTATGGAAGGCTAGATCTGCCAGCTGGCGATCCGAAACCTGAGTGTGTAGCACTAGGCTGGTCATACATTGTTGGACCGGTAATGTCATTAAACAAACCACTGAGCCCTATACAGATGGACACAACAAATATTTCACAGGACCATGAATGCCAATTTCTCAGCTGTAAACTACAGTAATATTTCAGGTTTGTCgcttctctttcttctcttacactgctttttattattagtttcccTTATCTTTGGTGTACAAAGTACAAATCAGTTAATGGGATGTCGTACATCATTGAAGACATGTTCTTCATCTTTGGTTTTGACAAAGTGCGATTACTCTGATAACGATTACCGGTATGTTAGTCTATATTATTGTgatttaaaattttcatgtatcATAATCTTTATTCTTTAGCAGTACCACATGCTTCTCAGGCGGTCACCCAAGAAGCCTGATACTGTGACCTGCTCTTCAGCACACATTCTCATGGATCCCATAATGAAGCACATGCCAAAAAATGTGGAACACTCTCATTAGTTTGACAACACTGAAGAATTAATGCcatgaaatgtaatttattcATGGTTTGAGAAATCACAGGCTAATGAGATTCCACTTCCATTCATCTGACCATGATCCTTCATATCTTCCAGACCTGCTCTCATGAATAACTACTTTATATAATGCCCTAACTGAGCAGCTCCATTTGAAATTCACAAGTTTAGTAGCCAATAATCATAAACACTGGAATAAATGCACC from Festucalex cinctus isolate MCC-2025b chromosome 3, RoL_Fcin_1.0, whole genome shotgun sequence harbors:
- the LOC144016004 gene encoding UPF0606 protein KIAA1549 isoform X4 — translated: MAGLLSLLGLLAMVRKTRMNDPGPSIVVLGMTLLINVIASDSPVADESLSGSTHQAKGVLLPANESQPLSTPPLHPSQLVLGFSPQLEESKLLIDQKMSQINSAKQNIALLQTPSISQMQPQLNSSMPSVFDKSTVPQLSFTKEAQDFPGDASEKTFSTMSLDFSDMPSDEAYILDHVLLDPTKRRSTIQYGNHLHTSSPMPENKPVTILPNPYEILSPSYHVPFIDPHFISPPSEPTEAPPEDFYPSNTIDFDWGSGDYLETITFSPEEEDYSLATKVPDTYDREDNREHYDTAFPSRVGTSLSSLHRLHILPSSSPVTAYSTHLLLKSMDSTSLSPVHSTIHHTHELTPTISSETLEASDNIDWLDTYTIQPTDVLLPDMNSLEYYTTQLTKEKSGSGSGAEQRGNITMLSISSSVITPTSSITNDIKVTEDDSYSGLSGFEPHGETTIVRTTAIFNSSTPFLHRSEVTTTFLDASSSLLATHMSATDWSAATHNVGLHSSVVILPSPTEFLPDDVMSSFSLTDVQWFVTEIFPLSTTLHLTSAFSTTPAFSSSPTEHPSTEQAFNHTSVSSNGSLAPPVMLGDQGVTKDEFDNPATMTLIPTNSEANTVSPIATSPNANTSSHQTLNVTGGEWQTTTMTSRQYICNLEKPEYLIKIGLPSGTKVGYAKAQVGEILKREFNKSFELQVIEPPPKFVFRVVADPVVYTAISVINALRRSGRHFLSLSPHWMIHDNKYQVHTVLQFVPGHIDVRFCNFSERIERGLTMAFAEVRQRAKVSTNVTVRIINITMAVPQNQQHLRRYPVDITFTVHSPLGYLMGSEVSIALMQLTKVEFSYYMGFPVLQIAEPFHYPELNTSQSLRSSWVRTVLLGVPDSEVGQRTFQANIERRVAVLLGEAMGLVRRVKRATNVGNSSVQVVSMNRPVGVDHPLEVVYFVERPDGQRVPAVEMANILNSLDVQKAAIILGYRVEGLLAQPVEKVPSSPSDTENPNMWIIIGVVIPLLLVIIIIAILYWKLCRIDKLEFQPDAMTSIQQRQKLQAPSVKGFDFAKLHLGQQNKDDVMVVQESIPAGPLPISDKEGPSPSQNGDVPTPKSKNSASSTRASRSFRRRERISPSDGDSMVSDRSSGRESTEENPGRAQATPSDSKQTRKNRIGPPPTNSLNEPMSSASIFEHVDRMSRATDVSRRLPNKVQLIAMQPMTVPPVNSHTGTGKLPDTNKINKIQVTMRQKSEIEHHRNKIRLRAKRKGHYDFPVMDDIDLVDAKDQDHIYHKAQLQMEKILDQNAQIPSVLKEAQKSARERRSPKQRMKEQSNGRITDADKDHLITEDTEAVYRKFPGVNNVAYVSDPDQAPGLTHRSPSPTDEVFLGPTSSPPEHAPPPPPYMPPQPSIEEARQQMHSLLDDAFALVSPTSQASSAGVTLPGVNANASDCSPPGRGPRLWGPSYQGLDPYAGRFSDLSASPPLVQGLGQRQDRGLSYIPPGETAGSGEQLQLDNLYSSRGLYADELPTSARPRPVGGATGAHLHHLTQVGLCNRMNGYPPGVRGYPGQDGGISWNNYHEDTYCRALPDNRAMARSGLREPSAPPARLDAGGAYLSAPLSLDTTPPTQSSASLIKAIREELLRLSQKQNYHS